In Gymnogyps californianus isolate 813 chromosome 1, ASM1813914v2, whole genome shotgun sequence, the following are encoded in one genomic region:
- the RFC3 gene encoding replication factor C subunit 3, with translation MSLWVDKYRPGSLGRLDYHREQAAQLRNLVQCGDFPHLLVYGPSGAGKKTRIMCLLRELYGAGVEKLRIEHQSITAPSKKKIEISTIASNYHLEVNPSDAGNNDRVVIQELLKTVAQSQQLETSTQRDFKVVLLTEVDKLTKDAQHALRRTMEKYMATCRLILCCNSMSKIIGPIQSRCLAVRVPAPSVEDICHVLSSVCKKEGLTLPQELAQRLAEKSGRNLRKALLMCESCRVQQYPFTADQDIPEMDWEVYLRETANAIVGQQTPQRLLEVRGRLYELLTHCIPPEIIMKGLLTELLNNCDGQLKGEVAQMAAFYEHRLQLGSKAIYHLEAFVAKFMAIYKKFMEDGLDDMMF, from the exons ATGAGCCTGTGGGTGGACAAGTACCGGCCCGGCTCCCTCGGCAGGCTGGACTACCACCGCGAGCAGGCGGCGCAGCTCCGCAATCTG GTTCAGTGTGGTGACTTCCCTCATCTGTTGGTGTATGGACCATcaggagctggaaaaaagacaagaataatGTGTTTGTTAAGGGAATTATATGGTGCAGGAGTGGAAAAACTGAGGATTGAGCATCAGAGTATAAcg GCaccttctaaaaagaaaattgaaattagCACCATTGCAAGTAATTATCACCTTGAAGTTAACCCAAG TGATGCGGGAAACAATGACCGTGTAGTAATTCAGGAACTCTTGAAGACAGTAGCACAATCCCAACAGCTTGAGACAAGTACTCAACGAGATTTTAAAG TGGTGCTGTTAACAGAAGTCGACAAACTCACTAAAGACGCTCAGCATGCTTTGCGAAGAACAATGGAGAAGTACATGGCGACCTGCAGGTTGATCCTGTGCTGCAACTCCATGTCAAAAATTATAGGACCTATTCAAAGCAGATGCCTGGCTGTACGGGTGCCTGCTCCCAGCGTTGAAGAT ATCTGCCACGTCTTGTCCAGTGTGTGTAAGAAAGAAGGCCTGACTCTTCCTCAGGAACTGGCTCAAAGGCTTGCAGAGAAATCTGGCAGGAATCTTCGGAAAGCTCTACTTATGTGTGAGTCCTGCAGAGTACAACA GTATCCTTTTACTGCTGATCAAGACATTCCTGAGATGGACTGGGAAGTTTATTTGAGAGAAACTGCAAATGCTATTGTCGGTCAACAGACGCCACAAAG GCTTCTAGAGGTCCGTGGACGGCTTTATGAACTCCTGACACACTGCATTCCTCCTGAGATTATAATGAAG GGCCTTCTGACAGAACTTCTAAATAACTGTGATGGACAACTGAAAGGAGAAGTTGCACAGATGGCAGCGTTCTATGAACACCGCCTGCAACTGGGCAGCAAAGCCATTTATCATCTGGAAGCATTTGTTGCAAAGTTTATGGCAATTTACAAGAAGTTTATGGAGGATGGACTAGATGACATGATGTTCTAA